In the genome of Thermodesulfovibrio thiophilus DSM 17215, the window TAAACAAAGCTGATGCTCTAGACGGAGATAACAGTGAAAGGGTAGAATACTTTAAAAAAGCATCAGAACTTGCAAAGTCTTTCACAAAACAATATCCGGATGATGACACAGGATATGCTTATCTGGCTTATAGTTTAGGTTCCATAATAAAAAATGCTTCTTTTTATAAAAAAATTTCTTTAACCAGAGAGGCTAAAACCGCAGCGGATAAAGCTTTACAGATAAATAAAAACAATTCTATGGCATTATTTATTTTGGGCATGATAAATAGAGAGTCTGCAGAACTTGATGGTGTACAACGAACATTAGCCAGACAATTTTTAAGCGATATTGTTAATGACTCTTCCTTTGAAAAGGCAATCAAATATTTTCAAAGAGCTGTTGAATTAGATGCAAATAATATTCAATACCTCTACGAATTAGCCAAAACATATGAAAAGATAAATGAGATGGATAAAGCTAAAAGCATATATAACAGAATATTAAAACTTGAAATAAAAAATGGTAAAGATAAAAAATACGTTGAAAAAACAAAGCGCAGAATTAATAAGCTGATTTAAAAAAAATGAATAAATTAAAAGTATTAAAAAGGTTATTTGAACTTCTCAAACCTTATAAATCCAGATTAATTACAGCTTTTCTAGCAACAATTGGAGTTTCAGCCACTACCGGTGCGCTTGCATATGTTATTAAACCAATAATGAATTACATATTTGTTAATAAAGAAAGCCAATATTTGTATACATTACCAATTGCTGTTATTCTGATTTTTTTAATAAGAGGAGTTTTTTTTATTTATCAAAACTATCAGATGACATTCTGTGCTATAAAAGTTTTAGGCCAGTTAAGAAGTCTTCTCTATCAAAAGATTATCAGATTACCCCTTGAATTTTTCGACCAATCCCGAGTTGGTTACCTAATGTCTCGTATAGTTAACGATGTAGAGCTTATAAGAAGAGGCATCCCAATAATAAATACATTAGCACAAAGAGTAATTACTACATTGGTATTGATAGGCGTAGCTTTTTATCAGAGTTTTATCTTGACACTCTGTTTTTTAATCGTTTTACCATTAGTTGTTTATACAAACTACTATGTAAATAAAAAGTTAAGAAAATTTTCGCACAAAAGACAATCAAAAGTCGCGGATTTATCTTCAATATTGCAGGAAATATTTAATTCAATGATGGTAGTAAAATCGGCTGCTACAGAAAACAAAGAGATTGAGAAATTTGACAGAGAAAATAGATGGTTGGAAAAAATTACTTTAAAAAGAGAAATATATAACATGATGAATGCACCCATTATACAAATATGCCTTGGGATTGGAATGGGCATTGTGCTGCTATTTGGAGGTTCACTTGTTATAAAAGGAGAAATGACTCCTGGCGGGTTGTTTTCTTTTCTTACCGCATTAATTTTGATATTCAGACCTCTTGGAAAAGTAGGTGATGCAAATATCAGAATACAGGAAGCTATTGTTGGAGCTGAAAGAGTTTTTTCTCTTCTTGATTCTCCTGATATTAAGGAAGAGGAGACTGGAAAAATAGAATTAAAAGAGCCTTTTCAGGAACTAATTTTCAAAAATGTGTATTTTACTTATCCTGGATCAACTGAGCCAGCATTAAAAAATATCAATTTCACTGTAAAAAGAGGACAAAAGGTAGCTATTGTAGGACCATCCGGTGCTGGGAAAAGCACAATTGTTAAATTAATTACACAGTTTTATAGACCAACAAAGGGTAACATTCTGATTAATGGAAGAGATATCTCTGAATTTACATTGAAAAGTCTCAGAAAATATATAAGTATTGTTACTCAGGGCAGCACACTTTTTAATACATCAATAAGGGAAAATATTTTGTATGGAACAGAAGAAGTTGATGATAATAAACTGCGTGAAGTAGCATCTATAGCATATGCTGACACCTTCATAGAAAATCTACCCGATGGCTATGATACTATTGTAAGAGAGCGTGGAAATGCTTTATCAGAAGGACAAAAACAGCGTATTATAATAGCAAGAGCACTGTTAAAAAATCCGGAATTACTCATCTTAGATGAAGCAACGTCTGCTCTTGATACAGAATCAGAATTCTTAGTAAGAAAGGCAATAGAGAACCTCCTCAAGGGCAGGACTGCCATTATAATAGCGCACAGATTAACAACAATATTGAATGCAGATAAGATTATCGTGCTTGACAACGGTGAAATTGTTGATCAGGGAACACATGACGAATTAATAAATAGATGCGACCTTTATAAAAAACTTTATGAATTAGAATTTGCCTCTGACGTTGAAGATAAAGAATATACTCATATCTTATAAGTTGGGAGTGTTCATAGTTTTGTGTCAGGATATATTTACTTGTAAATATTATCATAATTTTAATGCCTTTTCAAGCCTTCCTTCAAAGAATATAGATAGCTGAGATAAAATAAGCCCCCAGTTTGGGATTGGTTGTGTCCACTTCCTTTTAGCATTCTGGATTCCCAGGTATAATAGTTTTAAAAGGCTGTCCTCATTGGGGAAAGCTCCCTTGGTTTTGGTAAGTTTCCTGAATTGTCTATGCACAGATTCTATAATATTTGTAGTATACATAATTTTCCTGATTTCAGATGGGTATTTAAAATAATTGGTAAGATTGTCCCAGTTGTTCCTCCAAGAGGTAGTAACAATGGAATATTTCTTGCCCCATTTATCTTCAAGTTCATCCAAGGCTCTCTCAGCTATATCTTTGTTGGCAGCTCTGTATATAAGCTTTAAATCTCTCATAAAGGCCTTTTTGTCTTTATAAGCTACATACTTTAAACTGTTTCTTATTTGGTGTATTATGTGAACTTGCTTCAATTTTAAATTCTTTTGTGTAAACTCTTCTTTTAATCATTTTTTTCACCTCTCTACTTATTTTTATAGTTGCCTTATCTTTTTGTCTACTAAATTGTAGCAAGTTCACTTTTTATATGAGTCAAGGCAACCTTTAATGCATTGACAAGTTCTTGTTCGTATTTTTTGCCAAAGTTCTCCCAGTTTGGATCTATCAAGGATCCTTCATTTTCTTTTTTTAGCATATTCATTAATCGATCAATATTTATATTTGGTTGTAATAGTTTTAAACGTTTAGTAGACTTATTTTTTTTAAAATTATATCTTAATAAAAGAGATAAAATTTTAGTAGCTTTTGGTAAATGTGGACAATCAAATGCAATATGTCTTAATAATTCTATGGCTAATTCTTCTAACTCATTATTCACTATATGTCTTCTGCCGTTTAAATCGTACAATATTCTTCCTAAATTGATAGCAGTGGCTAATGAAGATGGAACTGAAAATGCTAGTGCCATACAGTCAATAATTTTTAATGATTTTTTTAAATTATTACTGACAAGGATATTGTTCGAATTCATATCCCCATGACAAACAGAAAACTTATTGAGAGTAAATAACATATCGATTAATTTTATTAGCAATTGAACTCTATCATCAAAAGCTAATTTATTGTTCCAATATTGATAGAATGTTACATAGTTATCTAAAAACGGCTGTATTAAAATTTGTTCTTTAGGTAATCCAAATTTTATATATTCTCCAAATGCTAACACAGGTAAGCCATATTCTTGCGATAGCGCATAAAATTTTTCTGTTTTTATGCATTCACTTGTCAAATGATTTCGACCAAATAGAAAATTACCAAAATTGAATAAGGCACCAATTCTTTTCCTCGCTGGAATATTAACGCTATATTTTACAAAGTAATTTGATAATGTATTATTTGTATTAAATATTTTGTAATAATATCTTTTATTTGGCTTTTCTGGTATGCCTTGCCCCTTAAGTACTTTGATATCTTTTGAATCTTTTGTATATAAAAATCTTTCAAGATTTAAGATATAGTCTAACAATGATAAATCTTTAACCCACCAAATCCATCCAGAATCTAAAACCTTATAAGGACCTTTAAAAAGTTCATTTAATATTCGAGGATTATAAAGTCTTATGGCTGATGATATTTGTTTTTTGAATAATTTCGTATGACCCTTTTTAGTAGTTGAATCCATAATTGTTGTATTAATTATATATTGTTATACTCAAAAAGTAAATGCCAAATACTTTAACAATTCAATTTAAATAACAAAGTCAGTTATAAGGTATAAAGTGGACCCCATTGTCAAGACAGAAAACAAGCTTCTTTAAGGTGTATTATTTCATCCTCCTTTTGTTTGTTTATAATTCTATTAGTGTACACTTCCTCTGGTGTTCGATATCCCAGGGATTGATGAAGCCTCTCATTATTATAAAATCGGGAGTATAATAAGAATTGTGTCTATTAATTGGCTGTTCACACAGTAGAGCAAATAGATCATAAAAAGGATAACATACTGGGGATGAAAAAAAGAAAAACAAGAAAGGAGGAGATAGCGAAAATGGGAGACTTAAACCTGGACAAAGTTCTATAGGAGCTTTCAAAAATTGACTCAAGAGAAGGCATAAAAACAATAGCAGCCATGCTACTTAACGAACTTATGAAAAAAGAAAGAGAAATCTATTTAAGAGAAAGTATAGAAAACAAAGCAAATGGCTACTATGAAAGGCAACTTGCCTGTTTTCTAGGAAACTTAGGTCTAAGTATTCCAGGGGATAGGAAATCGGAGTTTCGACCAGCAATTCTTCCTGCAGAGTGGCAGAAAGCTGATGAAAGTTTTCAGGACTTTATCCTCAATCTTGTGCTACAGAGTTACTCTCCAAATAGAATAAAAGCCTTGCTGCAGTCTATGAACCTTCCCTATTCAGCAGAACAGATAGAGGAAATAAAAGAGGATCTATACAATAAAGCAAAAGAGTTAAGGACAAGAGAACTTCCTGAGAATTTGTTTGCCATGTTTATAGATGCCTACCATAATCATATAAAGGATGCTGAAACAAACAGAATAAAAAAAGCAGTAATATACAACATAGTTGGGATAGATATGGACGGCAGGAAAAGTTTACTATCTTATTACATCTATTTTGGTTCAGAAAGCAAAGAAGACTGGTTACAGATACTGAATGATTTAATAAAGAGGGGGCTTAAAAGAGTCATGGTTATAGTGTCAGATGATTTTCCTGGACTTACACAGGCAATAAAAGCACTTTTTCCCGATACAGACCATCAACTTTGTTTTGTCCACATGCAGAGAAACATTAAGAAAAACATGTCAAAACAGGATGCAAAGCAGTTTTATGAGGAGTTAACCCTGATAAAAAGGCTTGATGACTATGACAGGGCAGTGTTGAAATTTGAAGAATTATGCAAAACCTATGAGAAGAAATATCCAGAATCAGTGAGAAAGTATATATACACGACAAATGGGGTAGAAAATATAAACAGCAGGATAGAGCTAATAAGAGCAAATACAGGGGGATATTTTCAATCTGTATGTTAAATCTAATTAAAAAGTTCAGAAAAGGAAAATAAAGAATATAGGATAAAGTATTGATATATCTTAATTTCTTTTGTGAACTGGATTTTGGAATTTTTGTGAAAAACTGAGCAGTAATAAGAAAATTACAAAATAACGGTTCACAATTTTACAGATAGGGGTTAATGTTTATAAATATTTAAAAACTTATTTAAAATCAGTAACTGAAAGGCGGATATATTCTATTGCTTTGCAAGTGTGTATATCAGTACAAAGTTTATGAATGCTTAAATTCATTATATAATCAGTTTTTGGCTCAAGTCGTCGGTTGCCAAATGGAATTTTGTTTTTATTGCATATAGGGCCTGAGCGATCAGTTAAGCAATTTTTAGATTCAATGGCAATTAAGGTTGCAACATCAGGAGGGTTCTCTTTATAAGATATGATATGAAAATCAAGTGCTGACATGAGACTCTTTATAAAAGGTAAAATTTGCGTTGCGTCAAGACAATTTATTTTTGCTTCTTTGCAATCAATAAAAAGAGACAAAGATTGCGATTCTGGGAAACTTTCCAATTTGTAAGATTTTTCATAATTATAAGAACCTAAATGTATAAATCTCCAGTAAATATTATTTGTATAATATTCGGCACGCTCACCCTTACCCTTCGATTCCTTGATCTCAATATCAGGAATTTCTTGCTTAAGCCACCAGGAAGCACTTTTAACAGCTTCCTCATTAATTTTGCTCTTCTGTTCAGATTCTCCAGGAATAATCAGAGCTATACCCAATATTAATAAAATAATTCCAGCAACTCTGTATTTTCCTTTATGTTTTAATATTGTCTCCTGTGCCTGAGCTTGTTTTTCGGTTCTTGTTTTGGTTTTGATGGTAACAAGCAATAAAATTGCACCAATTATAATAAAAATTAATCCAACAACTCCTATCATTTTTAAACCTCCTTATCGTTCTATTTCTCTGGCAAACCAGATGACTTTGCCATTTATTATTAACTCGTCAGGATTGACTATAAATGATTCGTATTTTGGGTTGTCTGATATGACTTTAATTTTTCTCTCTGGATAGAGTATTTGTAGCCTCTTAATCATAATATGATTATCTATGGATATAGCATATACTCCACCCTGAGGGTCAAGATAGTTTTTGCTGTGGTCAACAAGCACAAGATCTCCAGAGTAAAAAGTAGGCTCCATACTGTCACCTTTTACACGAATTAGAGACATGTTGCGGGGGTCTCCATGACGCTTTATCCAGTCTCTTCTGAATGCAAGGCGTAATTCAATGGTTTCATCAGGAATCAGTCCACCACCAGCACTAATCTCACCAGACATAACAGGCACTAATATAAAATCTTCCCCTGTTCCCTGTTTATTATAAGACTCTACCACTTCAGGCCTTCCTATAAACATCTCGCCTTCACCTGTAAGTAGCCAGTTAAGATTTATGCACAGATGTGTTGCTATTTTTTGCAAGTTTTCAAAACTTGGGGTTCTTTCATTGAGAAGATAGCTTTGAATTGTTCTGTAAGGAATATTGGTTTTTTTTGAAAATTCAGTTATAGATAAATTTAATCTTTCTATAAGAATTTTTAATCTTTCTGATGCTGCTTTGCTCATATTACCTCTTGACATTTATGCAACATCGTGCATATAATTTAAGCATGATAAACATTCCGTTAAACCACAGGGCACAAAAAAAATTTATAAAGATTGATGTAACTGCGTTAGCAAGGCATATAGGACTTAGTCGCACATATGTATCGCTTGTTTTGCATGGGCATAAAAAAAGTAAGCGTGCTCGCAAGCTCATTGCTGAAGCTCTTGGTATCCCGTATAACGAATTATGGGGAGATAGGTAATGCTTCATAAAAAGAGTTTACTTAAAAAAGATAAGGAATGTAAATGTCAAAGGATAAAAATAATCTGACATTTTCTCAGGCCGGGCTGTTTCAGAGAGGCTCTTTAGATGTATCAGTGGAGTTCAGAAAAGCATTGTCAGATGCAATTAGAAAAAGTAATTATTCAAGAGATCAGATTGTTGAGATAATAGAAATCCTGACAAAAATAAGAATTTCAAAGCATATGCTGGATCAAACAACATCTTCCAAACAAGAATATCGTTTTCCTGCTGAAGTTTTGCATGCTTTGTGTTTTATTACAGGAAGTCTTGAACCACTTAAAATTCTCCTTAATTCAATAGGTTGTGAAGTCCTTGAGCCTGCTGAAGCCAAAGAGTTCAAGCTTATGAGGCTTATGAGGGAAAAAGAAAGGATTGAAAGAGAAATTGAAAGACTTAAGGGGGATATTGATGGGCAGGTTTGATGCAGACGGAGGTTACAACCTTTTAGGCAAAGGTTGTAACCAAGGTTGTAACCAAATTGAAAAGGTTGTAACCAAAATTCAGGCTTTTTCCCCAAAAGGTTGTAACCTACTTCAAGATGATATTTATCTTACAAGAGCTGAAGTTCAAAAATTATTGGGCGTTACTCATGTAGCAATATTAAAAGCTATTAAAAAAAATAAAATTAAAGTAATCTCTACTCACGGTAACGGTGGTAAGCAATATCGTATAGCTCTATCCTCTCTTCCTTTACAGGCTCAAATAAAATGGATTCAAGAAAATCAAGAACAAGCAAAAACCCTACCTGAGCATATTGTTTTAAAGCTTGCTGTAGAAGCACAGCTTGAAGTAACGAAATTAAAAGCACCACAGGAGGAGGTTGGTATAGATGTGCTGGCCAGGGCAGATGAAGTAGAGAAATATGTTATTTCTGTTCAGAAAGCACTCAATGTTCCATCCGGCTGGAAAAAATCTAAATGGATAGAAAAAGTGGCTAAAGATGAAGGAATCTCGGTCAGGGCAATGTATGAGAGGATAAAAAAATACCAGCAGGAAGGCTCCAGAGCTTTTGTAAGAGACAGAGAAAATGGGCATTTAAAAAAGTGGGACACTCAAGCACTGCAATATCTACGGGGAGTATATCTTAAGCTCATAAAAGAAGGTGGATCGGGGCATAAAAAGAGAGCATATGAATGCGTTGCAGCGGAAGCAGAAAAGCAGGGCTGGAGGATTGGATCTTCAAGCTCGGCATATATGTATTTACAGCAGCTCAATCCCCTGCTCGAGCGATATGCGCAGGCTGGTTCAAGAGGGCTTGATAATATTTTTTATATTGTAAGGAAATACGATGACCTTGAGCCGTTTGAGTGCATAGTTGGAGATCAGCACAGATTTGATTTCTGGATAGAGGACAAAGAGACAAACAGAGTATTTCGTCCTGAGGGGTACTTTTTTGTGGACCTCAGGACACGCATTTGTTATGGTTTTTCATTAGCAGACAGATACAACTCATACATGATGGGGCTTGCTTTAAGGATGGGGCTTAAAGTATATGGAAAGTTCAGGACAGCATACACTGACAATGGCAAGCCTGAGGTATCAAGATACTTCAACGAGATTATAAAAGAGCTTCATGCGCATGGCATGGATGCGCAGGACATATCAGAGCTGTATAAAACAGACAGTGGCTATGCAGTTGAAATGGAAGAAGGAGAGGTCGTAGAGGTAGTTCAGTCCAGAAAAGAATGGCACAGGCATGCAAGGCCATACAATGCTAAGGCAAAGCTCATAGAAAGATTTTTTGGCTCACTTGAAAAAATCATGCTTGATCTTGGTGTCCCAGGGCTTATTCGTGAGCTTCGGGGCACATCAGAGGAAAAATCGCAGGACGAAAAAAGGCTTAAAACACTTAAACAAGAAGGAAAGCTTTTAAGCTTTGAAGAGTTTCTGCTTAAACTCTTTGAAGCAGTTCATATATATAATAACCGCAGGCATTACAGCTTAAAACTGTCTCCGCTGCAGACGCTCACAAAGGCAATAAAAGAAGGCTTCACTCCACGCAGAATTGTAGAGAAGGAGATAGACTTTGTTTTGATGAAGAAAGATTACCGCTCCGTAAACAGGGGCAGAATCATTATAGACGGCATTCTTTATGAGGGAAGCTCATTAGAGGAAGGGCTCTGGGACATTCCAGACAGAACCCGCATTGAGGTCAGATACGATCTTTACGAAAGAGATAAAGTTTTTATTGTCAGGCCTGATAATAGAATCGTTGAGCTCAGGATGGTGCCACTGAGTTCCATGAAGGACAAAGAAAAAACAAGCGAGCTTATGGCATGGAAACGGGATATGATTCGCAGTGTTAAAGATGAGTATCAGAAGCTCACGGCACAGATTGGTGGAGTTATTGAGTATTCAAATCGGACAAAAGAGATTTTAAAAAGAAAAAAGACAGACAGGCCTGCTGTGCTCGACCCGGAGCAATTACGCAGAGAAGTTGACGAGAAAAAAAGGCTTACGCTTGAAGCAGGACAGAAGCAGTATCGGTTTCAGAGAAAGACCGTTTTTTCAAATAACAGAGAAAGGTATCAGTATCTGATTGAATGTGAGTTAAACGAGGTGGAAATCAGTGTTCAGGACAGAGAGTTTATGAGACAGTATGAAGAGACAATGGATGAAACAGAGAGAATCTGGTTTAAAAACTTTAAAAAATGCTACCAGTATGAAAGGAGGGCAATATGTTTTTAGCTGAAATAATGAATCAGTACAATCTAAGTCTTTCTAAGGTTGAAGCACTCACAGGGGTGGATAGAACCACTATAAGTCTTCTTAAAAACAATAAATACAACGGAAACAGGGAGATAGAACAACAGATAATAGACAAGCTCAACAGTCATGGGTACACATATAAAAAGAGGCGATTCAGGGTTAACTCTGATGTTTTTATTCAAACTCAGAATGTCCTTCAGTTTAAAGACCTTTGCGATGAACTTTCAGCTGGAGATTTAACATCGAGCTTTGGAATCGTATCAGGTGTGGCTGGAAGAGGAAAGACCATGACAGCAAAATGGTATGCGGTGCAGAATTCTCAGGCAGTGTATATTCTCTTTGTTGATGGAATGACCATACCACAACTTTTAAGAAAAATCTGCTTTGAAATTACGGGACTAAAACCTAGAAGCTTTTATGACTGCCTTGAGGATATTGAAAGAAACACGAAAATTAAAAGGCATCTTGTACTGATTGACGAAGCAGACAAAATGCCCAAGCGTCATATAGAGATGTTAAGGGGAATGAACGAGCAATGTTTATGCCCTGTGGTGCTTATTGGAGAGGAAACGATCACAAGCAAGCTGAGGGAGGAGCGGAGGCTTAAAAGCCGTGTTCGCAGGATTATTAATTTTGAGCCCTTGAGCATCTCAGATGTTGTTACTTTTTATGAGATTGCAGTTGGCATAAGCCCAGATCCTTCTGTAGCTCTCAAACTCTGGGAACGGTCTCAGGGAGACTTCAGAATCATCGTAAGAGATGCGTATGCAGTTGTAAGGATGATGAATGCCTCTGAGGCAGCAGGAATAACTCCGGAGATGGTGGCAAAGCTATGAAAGCAAGTCTGGCAGAGAAAATCAGGCAGTATCTGAAAAAAAACAAAGGAGCAACATTGCAAGATATATGCACATCATTTCGCAACAGCAATGCAGTAAAAACAATAATCAGGTATCACATAAAAACAGGGAAGATAAAAGAAGTTGGTGGAATTCTGTACTACATTGGCAAGGAAAACAAGACAGACAGAGCATGGAAGGCGATGAAATATTTGAAAAGATTTAAAATCAAAAATGTCTCACAGCTCACGGGATGGGATAGACGGGCAATTGGGGCAGTGCTTACGACATTTGTTAGAGCGGGGGCGGTAAGAAAAGAGATAGGGAAAAACAGACGGGATGTCTATTATGTGGTGGTAGCAGAGGAAAGGCCAACACTGGTTGGGGGGAAAAGCAATGTTAGTTATAAACCAGAAAATAAGAAAATCAATGCTTGCTAAGGTGCATATTGCAAAAAAAGAACTTGGGCTTGATGAAGATACATACCGAATGCTGCTTAAAGAACTCACAGGCAAAGATAGCTGCAAACATATGAAGCATGAAGAGCTGGATACAGTTCTACAGGCAATGTATCTGCTTGGTTTTTCTGGTAGAAAAAAAATTAACTTAAATACGATTCAGTTTCACAAAGACGGTATGATCTTTCATATTGAAAACCTAGCAAAAATAATCATGGGAAGCAGATGGAGATACAGACTCAATGGCTATATAAGGAAAAAATTCAATTGTGATTCAATTCACTTTCTCAATTTCAAACAGCTTTGCTCAGTGTTTGCTTTTTTAAGATTGCTTCAAAAACAGACAGATCCATTTTAGGAGGTGCAGGATGGAGGAGATCAGCCCTCTGGCATTTAAGACATATTTAATATTAATGAACTATCAGGGCAGAGAAAATGCGATAGATATGGGAGATCTGTACAGGCTGGTTTTTAATAAGAGTTTTCAGAATAAAATCTCAGATACAAGGAAACTGAGAACGGTGATAACAGAGCTAAGACAGTGCGGATTTCCTGTCTGTTCATCGATGACAAAGGAAAACAGAGGATACTATCTGGCGGTGACCGCTAAAGACATAGAAGATTTTGTAAACACTATGGAAAGAAGGGCACTTAAAACACTCATGCTTATAAGCAGGGTTAAAAAAATCAGTCTGCCCGTGTATCTCGGACAACTAAGCCTCAGAGGAGAGTAAAAACAGTGGAGAGATTTATCAACAGAGCTGTTACGGCATTTTTAATTATTCTTATTGGAGTAATACTTGGCTATGGCTGGAGAATGCTTCACGAAGATAAAAACTATAAAAGCTGGAGGCAGACTGAAATGCTCAGAGAAAACAAGCAAGAGCAGAATTGGCAGTGCACGATACCATACAATGGTAAAAATAAAAAACATAACAGAGGAGGCATTAAATGGCAACAATGTTAAGCAAACTTAAAAAGGCGGCCGCACTGGCAGGCAGAAGGCTTATTGTTAAAATCGGCAAAGAAAAAAGAGAGATTGAAGACACTGAGCTTGCAGAGATAATTGATGCTGCAAGCTCAGTTTACTATGACATGAAAGCTCTTGAGCCAGCACTAAAAGATTACAAAAACAGGATTGCATCAAAGGCAAAATCGTTAATAGATGATAAAGGCACGGTGACATTTATAACAGACTCAGGGATTGAATGCAGGGTCACATTTCAATATGAGGCATTAATTCCTGAGGAACATATTGAAAAAGCGAAGGCTTTGCTTGGTGATAGATTTTCAGATCTGGTCAGGGTAAAAACAGTGTATCAGGCAACGCCAAAACTCATTGAGCTTGCAACGGATGCTGACTATGGAAGAGAGCTTGCAGATGCAATAGTTGTAAAAGAAAAGGCTGCGCAGATCAGCTTTAAAAGATAAGGGGGTGAGAGAATAATCGCACAAAAAACATACGGCTGCGGATTTATCTCAGGGATGCCCACCAATAAGGTGGGCTTTTTATTTTTGGGTAGCCATGAAACTGTATAAAGTAAAAGAAGTAGCAGGCATCTTCAGGGTAGCGGAAAGAACAGTTTACAACTGGGTAGAGTTTGGCTACATTCGGGCAGTTAAAGTTGGTAGTGAAGATGGTAAGGGCACAATCCGTATCACTGAAGATGCATTACAGGAATTTATTGAAAAATACACCACAATTGAATCCCCAGTACTTTTTCATCGTAAAAGATAGAAAATATTGCTTCTAACTGATTTTGATTCTTTTTAAAATTCCAGTATGGAATATGTAATCTGGGGAGACATAGTTTTTGAGCTTCTTTCATACAAAGAACATAGAGAAGAGCTCTCATTTCCATATGCTCACCATGAGACAATACTCCCGCCAGCCTCACTACAGTGGATGGGAGACAAAGAACTGAGGAAGGTAACTGTGGCAGTGAGGCTTCACAATGGATTCTGTGAGCCTCTTGAGGAGCATGAAGCACTGATCGAGCAATCAAGCACAGGAGAAGCTTATAACCTCATAATTGCAGAGCAGCCTCTTGGCGAATTTGCTCTGGAAAGGCTGTCCTCAACAATACAGCAGATAGATGCGTGGGGAAAGCCCGTCGTTATTGATCTTGACCTGGAGTTTTCTGAATACATAGAAAAGCCACTTGAGACGAAAAAAATCAAAACTACTCAATCAAAGGGCAATAAAGCGGTCAAAAAACAATCACAGCAAGAAGCAAAGTATAAAATTGTAAAAGTAAAAAAC includes:
- a CDS encoding phage protein GemA/Gp16 family protein, which gives rise to MLVINQKIRKSMLAKVHIAKKELGLDEDTYRMLLKELTGKDSCKHMKHEELDTVLQAMYLLGFSGRKKINLNTIQFHKDGMIFHIENLAKIIMGSRWRYRLNGYIRKKFNCDSIHFLNFKQLCSVFAFLRLLQKQTDPF
- a CDS encoding helix-turn-helix domain-containing protein; this translates as MKLYKVKEVAGIFRVAERTVYNWVEFGYIRAVKVGSEDGKGTIRITEDALQEFIEKYTTIESPVLFHRKR
- a CDS encoding phage tail protein translates to MEYVIWGDIVFELLSYKEHREELSFPYAHHETILPPASLQWMGDKELRKVTVAVRLHNGFCEPLEEHEALIEQSSTGEAYNLIIAEQPLGEFALERLSSTIQQIDAWGKPVVIDLDLEFSEYIEKPLETKKIKTTQSKGNKAVKKQSQQEAKYKIVKVKNADGYETTRIERVQ